A stretch of Saccharothrix texasensis DNA encodes these proteins:
- a CDS encoding DEAD/DEAH box helicase — MEHGSPVVDTSVAGVVEARWGVRPEPAIARYAEPGWQLSPLPVDRRCPKCEGELHGLYRAHPDRGRQQLQAAVACPACPASFTLRELKLAQRSVLGDLRPDAVSRRLAEDAQLEALARSSRAVRPPAVDRPRNAPPEPREPSRKPPTPPDHATAPGEGIDEFGTGPDLPWETDSGRSAAGSGQAGSGQAESGSRRRGTGAGAPGTGSRGSKSPGTGSPGSGTPETGARRAGSGAGVREVRSRRAGAGPEGAESGSGQAGVGGGAREEEARRSGAAGSGRRRVGVQGDGGGGREGDGPAVEGAEQGAAVGGAVEGGGGVEGGGGAADGGVAGRVRVGRRVSTVAMAARIRSILSGSEVAPAVRSAAVPVLPPALAALESRPVWWRKVVDPDFDVPVVPTDVDARVLLPDSSEFEPLKARLGAAGVPFRAVRHWLEQEEVSATAATAWLSDVGGVVPERCEAVAGEGARAARLAFEMVWDLHEPSPAAVPDPVPVVRHVPADWARFLPFPVLNPAQAQAAPHLVDGDSHLLITAPTGAGKTAMGMLAVLKAILHEGRKAAWLVPQRSLTDELDRELEAWRDEGLRVERLSGEYAVDVEAVKAADLWVATTEKFEAICRASSLQAALGEVGCLVVDEIHLLGSPNRGALLEALLARVRGIDSPVRIVGLSATVSNAAEVAEWLEADLVATTWRPSKVTWQLPTIPAASGFTANNRLREQVVLDLTRRHTAEGGSVLVFCGSKRNVRSTAMAVAADRGAPVHAVAADDVDGLTKVCAEVGVRLHYADYEHKHAAERAFRAREADVLVATSTVAAGVNLPARAVVVRDVSIGGEPIDTSTVLQMFGRAGRIGAGETEGWSYLVVDETQRADWQTRLVAGYSVYSRIRDSLPDHVLAEVLQGRIGTMDDAQAWWVETLAHAQGDDDLEPVQEAVAFLVDEGHLTMAGDRLDITELGRLTARMMVSTHTGHRLRRTLGLLPVPHDADEAENALSLVLSVAVRDLAGIPVPEPVRPAVATVIKAGGKTSQITNTTSVKGLGSQTTTAPGDLAWAALLLAARSPHLFDSPRRRVAGGIPLATLHPVYEQAPRFLAWLAAQGVLGTVHPWIAVVAADLDHRVRWRGLAPGRGAGRLLWMCEEMATRAHLRDVVPGLWRSAVARGVRAPDWPPGRSPAGCVLDHAGYTALLRERATNHALVAHADHATVTGGAGVVAVAWRGRAWTAPTTTASVAYPPAEDDDPTETGVAVFTRRGDYRATGWLAAYTGLHVEDSPPPPARARRGLGR, encoded by the coding sequence GTGGAGCACGGGTCGCCGGTGGTGGACACGTCGGTCGCCGGGGTCGTGGAAGCCAGGTGGGGCGTCCGCCCGGAGCCCGCCATCGCCCGGTACGCCGAGCCGGGCTGGCAGCTGTCACCGCTGCCCGTCGACCGCCGGTGCCCGAAGTGCGAGGGCGAGCTGCACGGCCTGTACCGCGCCCACCCGGATCGCGGCCGGCAGCAGCTGCAAGCCGCCGTCGCGTGCCCCGCGTGCCCCGCGTCGTTCACGCTGCGGGAGTTGAAGCTCGCGCAGCGCTCGGTGCTCGGCGACCTGCGCCCGGACGCCGTGTCCCGCCGCCTCGCGGAGGACGCCCAGCTGGAAGCCCTGGCGCGCAGCTCGCGCGCCGTCCGCCCACCGGCCGTCGACCGGCCCCGGAACGCGCCGCCCGAACCCCGGGAACCGTCCCGGAAACCGCCGACGCCACCCGATCACGCGACCGCGCCGGGTGAGGGGATCGACGAGTTCGGGACCGGGCCGGACCTGCCGTGGGAGACGGATTCGGGGCGATCGGCGGCCGGGTCGGGGCAGGCTGGGTCGGGGCAGGCTGAGTCGGGGTCGCGGCGGCGCGGGACGGGCGCTGGAGCACCGGGGACGGGTTCGCGGGGGTCCAAGTCGCCGGGGACGGGTTCGCCGGGGTCTGGGACGCCGGAGACGGGTGCGCGGCGGGCGGGATCGGGTGCGGGGGTGCGGGAGGTTCGCTCGCGGCGGGCGGGTGCGGGGCCTGAGGGGGCGGAGTCGGGGTCGGGGCAGGCGGGAGTCGGGGGTGGGGCGCGGGAAGAGGAGGCGCGGCGGTCCGGAGCGGCGGGTTCCGGGCGGCGGCGGGTGGGGGTGCAGGGTGACGGTGGGGGTGGGCGCGAGGGCGACGGGCCGGCGGTTGAGGGTGCGGAGCAGGGCGCGGCGGTTGGTGGTGCGGTCGAGGGTGGCGGTGGGGTCGAGGGTGGTGGGGGCGCGGCGGATGGCGGGGTGGCGGGGCGGGTCCGGGTCGGGCGGCGGGTGTCGACCGTGGCGATGGCGGCTCGGATCCGGTCCATCCTCAGTGGTTCCGAGGTGGCGCCGGCGGTGCGGTCGGCGGCGGTGCCCGTGCTGCCGCCGGCGTTGGCGGCGTTGGAGTCACGGCCCGTGTGGTGGCGCAAGGTGGTCGACCCCGACTTCGACGTGCCCGTGGTACCGACCGACGTGGACGCTCGGGTCCTTTTGCCCGATTCATCCGAATTCGAGCCGCTGAAGGCACGGCTCGGAGCAGCCGGTGTGCCGTTCAGAGCCGTCCGCCACTGGCTGGAGCAGGAAGAGGTGTCCGCGACCGCCGCCACCGCCTGGCTGTCCGACGTGGGCGGCGTGGTGCCGGAGCGGTGCGAGGCGGTGGCCGGCGAGGGCGCCCGAGCCGCCCGGTTGGCCTTCGAGATGGTGTGGGACCTGCACGAACCGTCCCCCGCCGCCGTGCCCGACCCCGTCCCGGTCGTCCGGCACGTCCCCGCCGACTGGGCGCGGTTCCTGCCGTTCCCGGTGCTCAACCCCGCCCAGGCCCAAGCCGCGCCGCACCTGGTGGACGGCGACTCCCACCTGCTGATCACCGCGCCGACGGGCGCCGGCAAGACCGCGATGGGGATGCTGGCCGTGCTGAAGGCGATCCTGCACGAGGGCCGCAAGGCCGCCTGGCTCGTGCCCCAGCGCTCGCTCACCGACGAGCTGGACCGCGAGCTCGAGGCGTGGCGCGACGAGGGCCTCCGCGTCGAACGCCTCTCCGGTGAGTACGCGGTCGACGTCGAGGCGGTCAAGGCGGCGGACCTCTGGGTCGCCACGACCGAGAAGTTCGAGGCGATCTGCCGCGCGTCGTCCCTGCAAGCGGCTCTCGGCGAGGTCGGCTGCCTGGTCGTGGACGAGATCCACCTGCTGGGCAGCCCGAACCGCGGCGCGTTGCTGGAGGCGCTGCTGGCGCGGGTCCGCGGCATCGACTCGCCGGTCCGCATCGTCGGGCTCTCGGCGACGGTGTCCAACGCCGCCGAGGTCGCCGAGTGGCTGGAAGCGGACCTCGTGGCCACGACGTGGCGGCCGTCCAAGGTGACCTGGCAGCTGCCGACGATCCCGGCCGCCTCCGGCTTCACGGCGAACAACCGGCTGCGTGAACAGGTGGTGCTCGACCTGACCCGGCGGCACACCGCGGAGGGCGGCAGCGTGCTGGTGTTCTGCGGTTCCAAGCGCAACGTCCGCTCGACCGCGATGGCGGTCGCCGCCGACCGGGGCGCGCCCGTGCACGCCGTCGCCGCCGATGACGTGGACGGCCTGACCAAGGTGTGCGCGGAGGTCGGTGTCCGCCTGCACTACGCCGACTACGAGCACAAGCACGCCGCCGAGCGGGCGTTCCGCGCCCGTGAGGCGGACGTCCTGGTCGCCACGTCCACCGTCGCGGCCGGGGTGAACCTGCCCGCGCGGGCGGTGGTCGTGCGTGACGTGTCGATCGGCGGTGAACCGATCGACACGTCCACGGTGCTGCAGATGTTCGGCCGGGCCGGGCGGATCGGCGCGGGCGAGACGGAGGGCTGGTCGTACCTCGTCGTCGACGAGACGCAGCGCGCCGACTGGCAGACGAGGCTGGTGGCGGGCTACTCGGTGTACTCGCGGATCCGCGACTCGCTGCCCGACCACGTGCTGGCCGAGGTGCTCCAGGGCCGGATCGGCACGATGGACGACGCGCAGGCGTGGTGGGTGGAGACGCTGGCGCACGCGCAGGGTGACGACGACCTGGAACCCGTGCAGGAGGCCGTGGCGTTCCTGGTGGACGAGGGTCACCTGACGATGGCCGGTGACCGGCTCGACATCACCGAGCTGGGCCGGCTCACCGCGCGGATGATGGTGTCGACCCACACCGGCCACCGGTTGCGCCGCACGCTCGGCCTGCTGCCGGTGCCGCACGACGCGGACGAGGCGGAGAACGCGCTCAGCCTGGTGCTGTCGGTGGCGGTCCGCGACCTGGCGGGCATCCCGGTGCCGGAGCCGGTGCGGCCGGCCGTGGCGACGGTGATCAAGGCGGGTGGCAAGACGTCGCAGATCACCAACACCACGTCGGTGAAGGGGCTGGGTTCGCAGACGACGACCGCGCCGGGTGACCTGGCGTGGGCGGCGCTGCTGCTGGCGGCGCGGTCGCCGCACCTGTTCGACTCGCCGAGGCGGCGCGTGGCGGGCGGCATCCCGCTGGCCACCCTGCACCCGGTGTACGAGCAGGCGCCGAGGTTCCTGGCGTGGCTGGCCGCGCAGGGGGTGCTGGGCACCGTGCACCCGTGGATCGCGGTGGTGGCCGCCGATCTCGACCACCGGGTCCGCTGGCGGGGCCTCGCGCCGGGCCGCGGGGCGGGCAGGCTGCTGTGGATGTGCGAGGAGATGGCCACCCGCGCCCACCTGCGGGACGTGGTGCCGGGTTTGTGGCGCTCGGCGGTCGCCCGGGGTGTGCGCGCGCCGGACTGGCCGCCGGGGCGTTCGCCGGCGGGGTGCGTGCTCGACCACGCCGGCTACACCGCGCTGCTGCGCGAGCGCGCCACCAACCACGCCCTCGTCGCGCACGCCGACCACGCCACCGTCACGGGTGGCGCGGGCGTGGTCGCGGTCGCCTGGCGTGGCCGGGCCTGGACCGCGCCCACGACGACCGCGTCGGTCGCCTATCCGCCGGCAGAGGACGACGACCCGACCGAGACGGGGGTGGCCGTGTTCACCCGGCGCGGCGACTACCGCGCCACGGGCTGGCTCGCCGCGTACACCGGTCTCCACGTCGAGGACAGCCCGCCGCCTCCGGCGCGTGCCCGCCGGGGGCTCGGCCGGTGA
- a CDS encoding acyltransferase family protein: MVTAIEEHAPAEARRPSAFRTDIQSLRAVAVLAVVLNHLWPTALTGGYVGVDVFFVISGFLISSHLDREITATGRVRLGRFYARRVRRLLPAALLVLGVSVAAAYFLLPYPRWEATATEAFAGALYWENWLLAAKSVDYSAVNATAGPVRHYWSLSVEEQFYLVWPVLLVALFKIRRRRAQVVGIAAVGVASLAFSVHYTQVEPNQAYFVTQGRVWEFALGALVALTGVRVSKRLGGIASAVGFALILGSAFLYDHATPFPGYLALAPTIGTALVIAAGQRPGRQWHTAITASSPVQFLGGISYSLYLWHWPLVVVAPFVLAGAVDAGRMTTPLLLAVLATALVLAHCSKVLVEDRGVAARLGTAPTFAAMAVGLLVVSAAAAGLGAAYARDAARAERKAEEFRTGSCVGGQAMIPANRCPDPLGPAEVVHLGPADAYFKPSPGCVVVKGLVDVSKCDYSRGATSARVVWLVGDSHAQQWQPPVTDLAREHGWVLKHAYLGGCPPADVDFVGYGGAATEEGRRDCADWSARVTDVIAADSPSLVLTSFHARREFVDDGSGRTQTEQYRDGLEPRWRRWTDAGARVVVLGDPPLNGDVRDPQCVALNPRTPAVCAVDRATAQPPDPLAEVARTSGNTGVSLIDFTDYLCDERQCHGVVGGLAVYYDADHLNAAFSRSLAPVLAEELNRG; encoded by the coding sequence GTGGTCACCGCCATCGAGGAGCACGCGCCCGCCGAGGCGCGAAGACCGTCCGCGTTCCGCACCGACATCCAGTCCCTGCGCGCCGTCGCGGTGCTCGCGGTGGTGCTCAACCACCTCTGGCCGACCGCCCTCACCGGCGGTTACGTCGGCGTCGACGTCTTCTTCGTCATCTCCGGCTTCCTGATCAGCTCCCACCTCGACCGCGAGATCACCGCCACCGGCCGCGTCCGCCTCGGCCGCTTCTACGCCCGCCGCGTCCGCCGGCTGCTGCCCGCCGCGTTGCTGGTGCTCGGCGTCAGCGTCGCCGCCGCCTACTTCCTGCTGCCGTACCCCCGGTGGGAGGCGACCGCGACCGAAGCGTTCGCCGGCGCCCTGTACTGGGAGAACTGGCTGCTCGCGGCGAAGTCGGTCGACTACTCGGCGGTCAACGCGACGGCCGGCCCGGTGCGGCACTACTGGTCGCTGTCGGTGGAAGAGCAGTTCTACCTGGTCTGGCCGGTGCTCCTGGTGGCGCTGTTCAAGATCCGGCGGCGACGGGCGCAGGTCGTCGGCATCGCGGCGGTCGGCGTGGCGTCGTTGGCGTTCAGCGTCCACTACACGCAGGTCGAGCCGAACCAGGCGTACTTCGTCACGCAGGGTCGCGTCTGGGAGTTCGCGCTGGGCGCCCTCGTCGCCCTGACCGGCGTCCGCGTGTCGAAGCGGCTCGGCGGGATCGCGTCGGCGGTCGGCTTCGCGCTGATCCTCGGGTCGGCGTTCCTCTACGACCACGCCACCCCGTTCCCCGGGTACCTCGCGCTGGCGCCGACGATCGGCACGGCCCTCGTCATCGCGGCCGGCCAACGCCCGGGACGGCAGTGGCACACGGCAATCACGGCGTCGTCACCGGTGCAGTTCCTGGGCGGCATCAGCTACTCGCTGTACCTGTGGCACTGGCCGCTCGTCGTGGTCGCGCCGTTCGTGCTCGCCGGCGCGGTGGACGCGGGCCGGATGACCACGCCGCTGCTGCTCGCCGTGCTCGCGACGGCACTCGTGCTCGCGCACTGCTCCAAGGTGCTGGTGGAGGACCGGGGTGTCGCCGCACGCCTCGGGACCGCGCCGACGTTCGCCGCGATGGCCGTCGGCCTGCTCGTCGTGTCCGCCGCCGCGGCCGGGCTGGGCGCGGCCTACGCGCGGGACGCGGCGCGAGCCGAGCGGAAGGCCGAGGAGTTCCGCACCGGGTCGTGCGTCGGCGGGCAGGCGATGATCCCGGCCAACAGGTGCCCGGACCCGTTGGGACCGGCCGAGGTCGTGCACCTCGGACCCGCCGACGCCTACTTCAAGCCCTCACCCGGCTGCGTCGTCGTGAAAGGCCTCGTCGACGTCTCGAAGTGCGACTACAGCAGAGGAGCGACGTCCGCGCGGGTGGTCTGGCTCGTCGGCGACTCGCACGCCCAGCAGTGGCAGCCACCCGTGACGGACCTGGCGCGCGAGCACGGCTGGGTGCTCAAGCACGCCTACCTGGGCGGGTGCCCGCCGGCCGACGTGGACTTCGTCGGCTACGGCGGCGCCGCCACCGAAGAAGGCAGGCGCGACTGCGCCGACTGGTCCGCGCGGGTGACCGACGTGATCGCGGCCGACTCGCCGTCGCTGGTGCTGACCTCCTTCCACGCGCGCCGGGAGTTCGTGGACGACGGCAGCGGCCGTACGCAGACCGAGCAGTACCGCGACGGGCTCGAACCGCGGTGGCGGCGCTGGACCGACGCGGGCGCACGCGTGGTCGTGCTGGGCGACCCGCCGCTGAACGGCGACGTGCGCGACCCCCAGTGCGTGGCGCTCAACCCCCGCACCCCCGCGGTGTGCGCGGTGGACCGCGCCACCGCGCAACCCCCGGACCCGCTGGCGGAAGTCGCCCGCACCAGCGGCAACACCGGCGTGTCCCTGATCGACTTCACCGACTACCTGTGCGACGAGCGCCAGTGCCACGGCGTCGTCGGCGGCCTCGCCGTGTACTACGACGCCGACCACCTCAACGCCGCGTTCAGCCGCAGCCTCGCACCGGTGCTGGCGGAGGAGCTGAACCGGGGGTAG
- a CDS encoding LacI family DNA-binding transcriptional regulator, protein MPTPGRRVTLRDIADAAGVSIMTVSNVVNDNRARVSPETIDRVRRIAAELGYVPRASARSLAARSSRLIGLLMPAAGEDGLMIGPHNVAVVDQIERELRKGGYHLLLRGITDFDEVTEALRSWSLDGAILLGFLDEEVDRLTADAVGAVRVLAIDSYSANPLTAGARSDDFTGARLAARHLLDLGHRSVVFAGPSFSSVGVVHQRFEGFRQAFADVGVEWDDRLVATVGATTHAEGLALGRRLLVDHPETTAVFATADILAIGVVEGLLFDGASVPDDVSVVGFDNLDLCEYVTPKLTTVAQDIAGKAITAVRMLLDSVETGELATAAVTTAVRLVRRESTAPVSR, encoded by the coding sequence GTGCCGACACCAGGACGGCGGGTCACGCTGCGCGACATCGCGGACGCGGCGGGCGTGAGCATCATGACCGTGTCGAACGTCGTCAACGACAACCGGGCGCGGGTCTCACCGGAGACGATCGACCGGGTCCGGCGCATCGCCGCCGAGCTGGGGTACGTGCCGAGGGCGTCGGCGCGCAGCCTGGCCGCGCGGTCGTCCCGGCTGATCGGGCTGCTGATGCCCGCGGCGGGCGAGGACGGCCTGATGATCGGCCCGCACAACGTGGCCGTGGTCGACCAGATCGAGCGCGAGCTGCGCAAGGGCGGCTACCACCTGCTGCTGCGGGGCATCACGGATTTCGACGAGGTGACCGAGGCGCTGCGGTCGTGGAGCCTGGACGGCGCGATCCTGCTCGGTTTCCTGGACGAGGAGGTCGACCGGCTCACCGCCGACGCGGTCGGCGCGGTCCGGGTGCTGGCGATCGACAGCTACTCGGCGAACCCGCTCACCGCGGGCGCGCGGTCGGACGACTTCACCGGCGCCCGGCTCGCCGCGCGCCACCTGCTCGACCTGGGTCACCGCAGCGTCGTGTTCGCCGGGCCGTCGTTCTCGTCGGTGGGCGTGGTGCACCAGCGGTTCGAGGGCTTCCGGCAGGCGTTCGCCGACGTCGGCGTGGAGTGGGACGACCGGCTGGTGGCCACCGTCGGCGCGACCACGCACGCCGAGGGGCTCGCGCTGGGGCGGCGGCTGCTGGTGGACCACCCGGAGACGACCGCGGTGTTCGCCACGGCCGACATCCTGGCGATCGGCGTGGTCGAGGGGCTGCTGTTCGACGGCGCTTCCGTGCCCGACGACGTGTCGGTGGTGGGGTTCGACAACCTCGACCTGTGCGAGTACGTGACGCCCAAGTTGACCACGGTCGCGCAGGACATCGCGGGGAAGGCGATCACGGCGGTGCGGATGCTGCTGGACTCGGTGGAGACCGGCGAGCTCGCGACGGCTGCGGTGACCACGGCTGTCCGCCTGGTGCGGCGCGAGTCGACCGCCCCCGTCAGCCGCTGA
- a CDS encoding acetoacetate decarboxylase family protein encodes MSYPPEPWVLHGRACVSVWLVRAAALPPLPVRPVTVFGRAAVGTAFVDYRPPGMAYHEVLAAVLVRRGWRFGVSITRIWVDSPSSRAGGRELWGIPKDLAEFEWGGDLAASARDGHGPIASVRARAPRFDVPVPAATSTWQAFGDGVARTPLRATGRVAPVRARWRVDPAGPLAWLLPHRPLVSVAVRRMRMTFGPRHR; translated from the coding sequence ATGAGCTATCCGCCGGAACCGTGGGTGCTGCACGGCCGCGCGTGCGTGTCGGTGTGGCTGGTCCGGGCGGCGGCGCTGCCACCGCTGCCGGTGCGGCCGGTGACGGTGTTCGGGCGGGCCGCGGTCGGCACGGCGTTCGTGGACTACCGGCCGCCCGGCATGGCGTACCACGAGGTGCTGGCCGCCGTGCTGGTGCGGCGGGGGTGGCGGTTCGGGGTGTCGATCACGCGCATCTGGGTGGACAGCCCGTCGTCCCGGGCGGGCGGCCGGGAGCTGTGGGGCATCCCGAAGGACCTGGCCGAGTTCGAGTGGGGCGGCGACCTCGCCGCGTCCGCCCGCGACGGGCACGGCCCCATCGCCTCGGTGCGGGCGCGGGCGCCCCGGTTCGACGTGCCGGTGCCGGCGGCGACGTCGACGTGGCAGGCGTTCGGCGACGGCGTGGCCCGCACACCCCTGCGCGCCACCGGCCGCGTGGCCCCGGTCCGGGCCCGCTGGCGCGTCGACCCGGCGGGCCCGCTGGCGTGGCTGCTCCCCCACCGGCCCCTGGTCAGCGTCGCCGTCCGCCGGATGCGGATGACGTTCGGCCCGCGCCACCGCTGA
- a CDS encoding cysteine desulfurase-like protein, translated as MTYDVDSVRARFPSLATGTAHFDGPGGSQVPAAVADAMRDAMTSSLANRGAVTDAERAADTIVLDARRAVADLLGAPPEGVVFGRSMTQLTYDFARTLARTWRPGDEVVVTRLDHDANVRPWVQAAEAVGAVVRWVGFDPATGELDDVAGALSERTRLVAVTAASNLIGTRPPLARIATAAHQRGALFYVDGVHLTAHDAVDVAALGADFFACSPYKFFGPHCGVVAGRPEVLADLRPDKLLPSSDAVPERFELGTLPYEVLAGCTAAVDFIADLVPSGGTRRDRVVASLAAVGEHEDRLRERVEAGLAELPGVTVWSRARLRTPTVLATFADHAAADAYRHLAGLGVNAPAGSFYAIEASRRLGLGDTGGLRVGLAPYSTDAEVDRLLDGLGSFLRSA; from the coding sequence ATGACTTACGACGTCGACTCCGTCCGCGCCCGCTTCCCCTCCCTCGCCACCGGCACCGCCCACTTCGACGGCCCGGGCGGCTCGCAGGTGCCCGCCGCCGTCGCGGACGCCATGCGGGACGCGATGACCTCGTCCCTGGCCAACCGGGGCGCGGTGACCGACGCCGAGCGCGCGGCCGACACGATCGTGCTGGACGCCCGGCGCGCGGTGGCCGACCTGCTCGGCGCGCCGCCGGAGGGCGTCGTGTTCGGGCGCAGCATGACGCAGCTGACCTACGACTTCGCCCGCACCCTGGCCCGCACCTGGCGGCCCGGCGACGAGGTGGTGGTGACCAGGCTCGACCACGACGCGAACGTGCGGCCGTGGGTGCAGGCCGCCGAGGCGGTGGGCGCGGTGGTGCGGTGGGTCGGGTTCGACCCGGCGACCGGTGAGCTGGACGACGTCGCCGGGGCGCTGTCGGAGCGGACCCGGCTGGTGGCCGTCACGGCGGCGTCGAACCTGATCGGCACGCGTCCCCCGCTGGCGCGGATCGCCACCGCGGCGCACCAGCGCGGCGCGCTGTTCTACGTGGACGGCGTGCACCTCACCGCGCACGACGCGGTGGACGTGGCGGCGTTGGGGGCGGACTTCTTCGCGTGCTCGCCGTACAAGTTCTTCGGCCCGCACTGCGGAGTGGTGGCGGGGCGGCCGGAGGTGCTGGCGGACCTGCGGCCGGACAAGCTGCTGCCGTCGTCGGACGCCGTGCCGGAGCGGTTCGAGCTGGGCACGTTGCCGTACGAGGTGCTGGCGGGCTGCACGGCCGCAGTGGACTTCATCGCCGACCTGGTCCCGTCCGGCGGCACCCGGCGGGACCGCGTCGTGGCGTCGTTGGCGGCGGTGGGCGAGCACGAGGACCGGTTGCGGGAGAGGGTCGAGGCGGGGCTGGCGGAGCTGCCCGGGGTGACGGTGTGGTCGCGGGCCCGGCTGCGCACGCCGACGGTGCTGGCGACGTTCGCCGACCACGCGGCGGCGGACGCGTACCGGCACCTGGCCGGGTTGGGCGTGAACGCGCCGGCGGGCTCGTTCTACGCGATCGAGGCGTCCCGCCGGCTGGGGCTCGGCGACACCGGCGGGCTGCGGGTCGGGCTGGCGCCGTACTCGACCGACGCCGAGGTGGACCGGCTGCTCGACGGGTTGGGCTCGTTCCTGCGTTCGGCCTAG
- a CDS encoding glycoside hydrolase family 64 protein, which produces MRTPTRWLSAFAALVTSASLAAATPAAAVGPDLLPLTITNHSGRSEAVHLYVLGTDIRPGGRLGHVDQSGTFTPWPAGANPPSPAPDVSIAGPANGGSVTVRVPRFISGRVYLSFGEKLKFFLTPDGLVQPAPWSPSDPNRDILFDWSEFTYNDAGLWLNSSQVDMFAVPHAVSVTGASGVTKKTGELVANGRDNVIDGLRGQAGWAGSIRTRPDGTVVRVLAPGKAADAGLFARDYLDPSITQAWNAYTTKTLTVVPFGDRPDIRYSGRTSGATMTFTDPSGRQVASFAKPSTSDVWGCDGALHAPNDQVVGPIARTLCAALHRSTLGTVDTQPGGGPADFYQGAITNHYSRLVHRNMVDGKAYGFAFDDVQAQESLVHDGDPRSAGITLTPFTGGGGTPPPVSAGSIVSAWHGKCVNVPNRDFTDGRRLVVRDCTGGTDQRWEATGGTLRTQNDMCVDVAWGSTANGAAVQIARCSGNPAQQFVLTAAGDLVNPQAGKCLDIADWNPANDAVLQLWECGGTANQKWRRG; this is translated from the coding sequence ATGCGCACCCCGACGAGGTGGTTGAGCGCGTTCGCCGCGCTCGTCACATCGGCGTCACTGGCCGCCGCCACACCGGCCGCGGCCGTCGGACCGGACCTGCTGCCGCTCACGATCACCAACCACAGCGGCCGGTCCGAAGCCGTCCACCTGTACGTCCTCGGCACCGACATCCGCCCCGGCGGCCGGCTCGGGCACGTCGACCAGTCCGGCACGTTCACCCCGTGGCCGGCCGGCGCCAACCCGCCCTCGCCCGCGCCGGACGTGTCGATCGCGGGCCCGGCGAACGGCGGCAGCGTCACCGTGCGCGTGCCGCGGTTCATCTCCGGCCGCGTCTACCTGTCGTTCGGCGAGAAGCTGAAGTTCTTCCTGACCCCGGACGGCCTGGTGCAGCCCGCGCCGTGGTCGCCGAGCGACCCGAACCGGGACATCCTGTTCGACTGGAGCGAGTTCACCTACAACGACGCGGGCCTGTGGCTCAACAGCTCCCAGGTGGACATGTTCGCCGTGCCGCACGCGGTGAGCGTGACCGGTGCGAGCGGCGTGACGAAGAAGACCGGCGAACTCGTCGCGAACGGCCGGGACAACGTGATCGACGGCCTGCGCGGCCAAGCGGGCTGGGCCGGTTCGATCCGCACCCGCCCCGACGGCACCGTGGTGCGCGTGCTCGCGCCGGGCAAGGCCGCCGACGCGGGCCTGTTCGCCCGCGACTACCTCGACCCCTCCATCACGCAGGCGTGGAACGCCTACACCACCAAGACGTTGACCGTGGTCCCGTTCGGCGACCGGCCGGACATCCGCTACTCCGGCCGCACCTCGGGCGCCACCATGACCTTCACCGACCCGTCGGGTCGTCAGGTGGCGTCGTTCGCCAAACCGTCCACGTCGGACGTGTGGGGTTGCGACGGCGCGCTGCACGCGCCCAACGACCAGGTCGTCGGTCCGATCGCGCGGACCCTGTGCGCCGCGCTGCACCGCTCCACGCTCGGCACGGTCGACACCCAGCCCGGCGGCGGTCCCGCCGACTTCTACCAGGGTGCGATCACCAACCACTACTCGCGGCTGGTGCACCGGAACATGGTGGACGGCAAGGCCTACGGCTTCGCGTTCGACGACGTGCAGGCGCAGGAGTCGTTGGTGCACGACGGCGACCCGCGTTCGGCGGGCATCACCCTGACCCCGTTCACCGGCGGCGGCGGCACTCCTCCGCCGGTGTCCGCGGGCAGCATCGTCAGCGCGTGGCACGGCAAGTGCGTCAACGTGCCGAACCGGGACTTCACCGACGGCCGGCGCCTGGTCGTGCGGGACTGCACCGGCGGCACCGACCAGCGGTGGGAGGCGACCGGCGGCACGTTGCGCACGCAGAACGACATGTGCGTGGACGTGGCCTGGGGTTCGACCGCGAACGGCGCCGCCGTCCAGATCGCGAGGTGCAGCGGCAACCCCGCCCAGCAGTTCGTCCTGACCGCCGCGGGAGACCTGGTCAACCCGCAGGCGGGCAAGTGCCTGGACATCGCCGACTGGAACCCGGCCAACGACGCGGTCCTGCAGCTGTGGGAGTGCGGCGGCACGGCGAACCAGAAGTGGCGCCGCGGCTAG
- a CDS encoding dienelactone hydrolase family protein: MTRTGTMAVSVDAWGVDLAADLGVPPDPAGVVVFAHGSGSSRRSGRNQAVAESLRRDGYATLLLDLLTEREEREDRVTGRLRFDIGLLAERVAASVEWTSRAPATRGLPIGLFGASTGAAAALVAAAGTYLVRAVVSRGGRPDLAGRALSRVRAPTLLVVGGDDEEVLELNRAAAEELAVLWRLEVVEGATHLFVEPGALDQVAHLAGSWFRDFL; this comes from the coding sequence ATGACGAGGACCGGCACGATGGCGGTGTCGGTCGACGCCTGGGGCGTCGACCTGGCCGCTGACCTCGGCGTTCCCCCCGATCCGGCCGGTGTGGTGGTGTTCGCGCACGGATCGGGCAGTTCGCGGCGCAGCGGGCGCAACCAGGCCGTGGCGGAGTCGTTGCGGCGGGACGGCTACGCGACCCTGCTGCTCGACCTGCTGACCGAGCGCGAGGAGCGGGAGGACCGGGTCACCGGGCGGCTGCGGTTCGACATCGGGCTGCTGGCGGAGCGGGTGGCGGCGTCGGTGGAGTGGACGTCGAGGGCGCCGGCGACGCGGGGGTTGCCGATCGGCCTGTTCGGCGCGAGCACGGGCGCGGCGGCGGCGCTGGTGGCGGCGGCCGGGACGTACCTGGTGCGGGCCGTGGTGTCCCGGGGTGGCCGGCCGGACCTGGCGGGGCGCGCGCTGTCGCGGGTGCGCGCGCCGACGTTGCTGGTGGTCGGTGGCGACGACGAGGAAGTGCTGGAGCTGAACCGCGCGGCGGCCGAGGAGTTGGCGGTGCTGTGGCGGCTCGAGGTGGTCGAGGGCGCGACGCACCTGTTCGTCGAGCCGGGCGCGCTGGACCAGGTCGCCCACCTGGCGGGATCGTGGTTCCGGGACTTCCTCTGA